From a region of the Rhodothermales bacterium genome:
- a CDS encoding alpha/beta hydrolase, producing the protein MMNLKCPLGRHAILIILFLLKYSVCSAQTIAELTPTIQNSVPINGMMMYYEIYGQGEPLVLLHGFTGSGKNWASIVDDFSGKYQVIVPDLRGHGQSTNPGNEFTHRQSALDVFALLDHLGIDDFKAMGISTGGMTLLHAATQQPERVSAMVLIGSTIYFPEQAREIMRSVIVESQSEESWAGMRQEHVHGDEQIKSLWNLFYNFQYNYDDMNFTAPYLSTIKARTLIVHGDRDDFFPVSIPIEMYLAIPNSALWIVPEGGHVPVFGENEAYFIQRATSFLKGSSVD; encoded by the coding sequence ATGATGAACTTGAAATGCCCACTGGGACGCCATGCGATCCTGATAATCCTTTTCTTGTTGAAATATTCCGTGTGCTCCGCGCAGACGATAGCGGAACTCACTCCCACCATTCAGAATAGCGTGCCTATCAACGGCATGATGATGTATTATGAGATCTATGGTCAGGGTGAACCTCTCGTGCTTCTGCATGGCTTCACTGGTTCAGGTAAGAACTGGGCTTCGATTGTAGACGATTTTTCCGGAAAGTATCAAGTTATTGTGCCGGATTTGCGTGGCCATGGACAATCAACGAATCCTGGAAATGAGTTCACGCACCGTCAATCGGCGCTAGATGTTTTTGCACTGTTGGACCATCTCGGGATAGATGACTTCAAGGCGATGGGAATTAGTACAGGTGGAATGACGCTCCTTCACGCGGCCACACAGCAGCCGGAACGCGTGTCGGCCATGGTCTTAATTGGTTCCACGATCTACTTTCCGGAGCAAGCCCGCGAGATTATGAGAAGTGTTATAGTAGAAAGTCAATCTGAAGAATCGTGGGCTGGGATGAGGCAAGAACATGTGCACGGTGATGAGCAAATAAAGTCGCTTTGGAATCTGTTCTACAACTTCCAGTACAACTACGACGATATGAACTTCACTGCACCCTATTTGTCAACAATCAAGGCGCGCACCCTGATTGTGCATGGCGATAGAGACGATTTCTTCCCAGTGTCTATACCGATTGAAATGTACTTGGCTATACCGAATTCTGCTCTGTGGATAGTGCCCGAGGGTGGGCATGTACCCGTTTTTGGAGAGAACGAAGCCTACTTTATTCAACGTGCCACTTCATTTCTGAAAGGAAGTTCGGTAGACTGA